One window from the genome of Helicobacter pylori encodes:
- a CDS encoding ABC transporter permease, with protein sequence MGAILSILKLEIKSYLTNTSALFWTFIYPILMLLLLIFVFSKNTTEVFYFNSIIGLMGLLIISSAIFGLTQAIASSRSHNVFLFYILSPATLKQVTIALIVSRLIIVIIYAFTFIGISFYTLNIFDLLNFKTLIFGFISIFSSSLFCFCLAIFVAKIFQNEQSILGFANIINLYAVMSCNVFVSLDYLPSIGQLFIKTSVFYQLNQLLLKSFQGIDPILILITSTLFIVCGITLFLLSANRMLLIPRERMR encoded by the coding sequence GTGGGAGCAATTCTATCTATCCTAAAACTTGAAATCAAATCTTATCTCACTAATACAAGTGCGCTATTTTGGACTTTTATTTATCCTATTTTAATGCTCCTATTACTGATTTTTGTTTTTTCAAAAAATACCACTGAGGTTTTTTATTTTAATAGCATCATAGGTCTAATGGGACTGCTTATTATCTCTAGTGCAATTTTTGGTCTCACACAGGCTATAGCAAGCTCTAGATCACATAATGTATTCTTGTTTTATATACTATCGCCAGCAACTTTAAAACAAGTCACTATAGCACTAATTGTTTCAAGACTAATAATTGTGATCATATATGCGTTTACCTTTATCGGAATCTCTTTTTATACACTCAACATTTTTGATCTCCTTAATTTTAAAACGCTCATTTTTGGATTTATTAGCATTTTTTCAAGCTCATTATTTTGCTTTTGTTTAGCCATTTTTGTCGCTAAAATCTTTCAAAATGAACAAAGTATCTTAGGATTTGCCAACATTATCAATCTATACGCAGTAATGTCTTGTAATGTATTTGTTTCTCTAGACTATCTACCTAGTATTGGTCAGTTATTTATCAAAACTTCTGTTTTTTACCAACTTAACCAACTTTTACTAAAGTCCTTTCAAGGAATTGACCCTATACTAATACTGATAACTTCAACACTTTTTATTGTTTGTGGCATTACCCTCTTTTTACTAAGCGCTAATCGCATGCTGTTAATACCAAGAGAACGCATGCGTTAA
- a CDS encoding vacuolating cytotoxin domain-containing protein, with the protein MTYRNGKIDLKNERFSKNRSFKGVKKKIAKKYKIKNSPLTIYSLKTHSNSSLSINKKIFLGLGFVSALSAEDYNSSVYWLNSVNENNSHKSYYISPLRTWAGGNRNFTQNYNNSQLYIGTKNASATPNNSSIWFGEKGYVGFITGVFKAKDIFITGAVGSGNELKTGGGAILVFESSNELNTNGAYFQNNKAGTQTSWINLISNNSVNLTNTDFGNQTPNGGFNAMGRKITYNGGIVNGGNFGFDNVDSNGTTTISGVTFNNNGTLTYKGGNGIGGSITFTNSNINHYKLNLNANSVTFNNSILGSMPNGNANTIGNAYILNANNITFNNLTFNGGWFVFNRSDAHVNFQGTTTINNPTSPFVNMTGKVTINPNAIFNIQNYTPSIGSAYTLFSMKNGNITYNDVNNLWNIIRLKNTQATKDNSKNATSNNNTHTYYVTYNLGGTLYHFRQIFSPDSIVLQSVYYGANNIYYTNSVNIHDNVFNLKNINDDRADAIFYLNGLNTWNYTNARFAQTYGGKNSALVFNATTPWANGAIPKSNSTVRFGGYEGVNWGKTGYITGTFTADRVYITGNMMSGNGAQTGGGATLNFVGATEINIAGATFKNLKTTSQNSYMTFIALGNGSRSGKINVSQSDFYDWTGGGYDFTGNGVFDSVNFNKAYYKFQDPKNTYTFKNTNFLAGNFKFQGKTTIEKSVLNDASYTFDGANNTFTENKFNGGSFNFNHAEQTNAFNNNSFNGGSFSFNAKQVDFNHNSFNGGMFNFNKTSKVSFTDDTFNVNSQFKINGAQTTFTFNKGVVFNMQGLLSSLSVGTTYQLLSAKSVDYKDNNNALYQMLRWTSGENPSGKLVDENKTAPNSAKIYNVQFTDNGLTYYIKENFNNGITLTRLCTLGYTHCVNIHNDAFNLKNVNNNASNTVFYLNGITTWKIAGTGVFNHNYSGANSVLVFNQTTPFLDGANPTSNSVVGFGKTSGAEWGLVGYIQGAFRASQIDITGTIRSGNGAQTGGGATLVFNAQKRLNIANAHLNSDKAGLQNSWMNFIVNNGNLNATNANFSNQTPNGGFNLKANNITWDKGSVSGGGNFGVDNASANGKAVIKNVSFSDNGTLIYKGGENSAGNSLTLENNTFNSYNINARVQNLIFNNNSFNGGSYSFNDTKNTIFKGTNTLINSDPFSRLQGSIAIDNNSIFNIERDLTDNTTYTLLSGNNIKYNNEILADNAFSKNLWNLIHYGGEKGTLLRADNNTFFVQFTQSNGQKFVFEETFNPGSITYKYFTIHSSPFHTDADSKDIWSQVRKQFDFIPGKTPVCVGVCYIAPYKNQDLIGSSAFAWSLNFGATVVGTLLLGSAQEKANNNGGSIWFGKNNLLYLHGNFNATNIFLTNNFNVGNPNAGGGATISFNADETLNADGLNYTNFQTVAMGLQTSASQHSWANFNSRLSMEIKNSNFRDFTWGGFRFNSGRIAFENTTFSGWTNINGATESGSSYVNMVANTDLIFTNSILGGGVRYDLKANNIIFNNTQMVIDVSKNVNQSSLNGNVTFNHSRLSVKPNAAINIGDSQTQTTLENASSLSFYNNSVANFNGATAFNGVSYLNLNPNAQVSFNQANFNNANVTFYGIPLFGKTPDFGNSTRLINFKGNTNFNQATLNLRAKNIHINFQGASTFENNSTMNLAESSQASFNTLSVEGETNFNLNNSSLLNFNGDSVFNAPVSFYANNSQISFTKLATFNADASFDLSNNSTLNFQSVLLNGALNLLGNGANALSINASGNFSFGTQGILNLSYMNLFGGDKKTSVYDVLQAQNIDGLMGNNGYEKIRFYGIQIEKADYSFNNGVHSWSFTNPLNTTETITETLHNNRLKVQISQNGVSNNTMFNLAPSLYNYQKNPYDESSNSYNHTSDKAGTYYLSSNIKGFNQNNETPGTYNAQNQPLQALHIYNQAITKQDLSVIANLGKEFLPKIANLLSSGALDNLNLNSPNGFETLFGIFEKYGITLNQENWKSLLKIINNFSNTANYHFSQGNLVIGAIKEGQTNTNSVVWFGGDGYKEPCAVGDNTCQMFRQTNLGQLLYSSVPYLGYINANFKAKNIYITGTIGSGNAWGSGGSANVSFESATNLVLNQANIDAQGTDKIFSYLGKEGIEKLFGEKGLANVLSNIVYEESLNDNAIPKDLANMIPKDFGSKTLSSLFSPTEVNNLLGVSAFKNAIMEILNSKTVGDVFGENGLLNALDPIKRKEINQMLLEQIQAHSSGFEKFIVKTLGIENVENFINNWYGKQSLSSFANNFVPGGLNQALDQIGSSADAKDLQSFLDKTTFGDILNQMIEQAPLINKLISWLGPQDLSVLVNIALNSITNPSKELLGAISGMGQKVLNDLLGEGVVNKIMSNQVLGQMINKIIADKGFGGVYHQGLGSILPQSLQDELKKLGMGSLLKPKGLHNLWQKGNFNFVAKNHVFVNNSSFSNATGGELNFVAGKSIIFNGKNTINFTQYQGRLSFVSQDFSNISLDTLNATNGLILNAPRNDISVQKGQICVNVLDCMGEKKANLSNASAPTNETLEVNANNFAFLGTIKANGLVDFSKVLQNTTIGTLDLGPNATFKANNLIVNNAFNNNSNYRADISGNLNVVKGAALSTNENGLNVGGNLKSEGSLIFNLNNKTNQTIINVAGNSTIMSYNNQALIHFNTQLKQGAYTLIDAKRMVYGYDNQIILGGSLSDYLKLYTLIDFNGKRMQLKGDSLSYDNQPVNIKDGGLVVSFKDNQGQMVYSSILYDKVQVSVSDKTMDIHAPSLEYYIQRIQGSTGLNAIKSAGNNSILWLNELFVAKGGNPLFAPYYLQDNPTEHIVTLMKDITSALGMLSKPNLKNNSTDALQLNTYTQQMSRLAKLSNFASFDSTDFSERLSSLKNQRFADAIPNAMDVILKYSQRDKLKNNLWATGVGGVSFVENGTGTLYGVNVGYDRFIKGVIVGGYAAYGYSGFYERITNSKSDNVDVGLYARAFIKKSELTFSVNETWGANKTQISSNDTLLSMINQSYKYSTWTTNAKVNYGYDFMFKNKSIILKPQIGLRYYYIGMTGLEGVMNNTIYNQFKANADPSKKSVLTIDLALENRHYFNTNSYFYAIGGVGRDLLVRSMGDKLVRFIGNNTLSYRKGELYNTFASITTGGEVRLFKSFYANAGVGARFGLDYKMINITGNIGMRLAF; encoded by the coding sequence ATGACTTATAGAAATGGCAAAATAGATTTAAAGAATGAACGCTTTAGCAAAAACCGCTCTTTTAAGGGCGTTAAAAAGAAGATCGCTAAAAAATACAAAATCAAAAACTCGCCTTTGACAATTTACTCCTTAAAAACGCATTCAAATTCTTCTCTATCCATTAATAAAAAAATCTTCTTAGGGCTAGGGTTTGTTTCAGCTTTGAGCGCTGAAGATTATAATAGTTCGGTGTATTGGCTCAATAGCGTGAATGAAAATAACAGCCACAAATCCTACTATATCAGCCCTTTACGCACTTGGGCTGGGGGGAATAGGAATTTCACGCAAAATTATAACAATAGTCAATTATACATAGGGACAAAAAACGCTTCCGCAACGCCTAATAATTCTTCTATATGGTTTGGGGAAAAGGGCTATGTAGGTTTTATTACAGGGGTTTTTAAGGCAAAAGACATTTTTATCACAGGGGCTGTTGGCTCAGGTAATGAGTTAAAAACCGGCGGAGGGGCGATACTGGTTTTTGAAAGCTCAAACGAATTAAACACTAATGGGGCTTATTTTCAAAATAATAAAGCTGGGACACAAACTTCTTGGATCAATTTGATTTCCAATAACAGCGTGAATTTAACAAACACAGATTTTGGCAACCAAACCCCTAATGGAGGCTTTAATGCTATGGGGCGAAAGATCACTTATAATGGCGGGATTGTCAATGGTGGGAATTTTGGCTTTGATAATGTGGATAGCAATGGCACAACCACCATTAGCGGAGTAACTTTCAATAATAACGGCACGCTCACTTATAAGGGTGGGAATGGTATCGGGGGGAGCATCACTTTCACTAACTCTAATATCAATCATTACAAACTCAATCTTAACGCCAATAGCGTTACTTTTAATAACAGCATTTTAGGGAGTATGCCTAATGGCAACGCTAATACTATAGGAAATGCCTACATTCTTAATGCAAATAATATTACTTTTAATAATTTGACCTTTAATGGGGGATGGTTTGTTTTTAATAGATCTGATGCTCATGTTAATTTTCAAGGCACAACCACGATCAACAACCCCACTTCGCCTTTTGTCAATATGACCGGTAAAGTTACTATTAATCCTAATGCGATTTTTAATATTCAAAATTACACGCCTAGTATAGGGAGCGCTTACACGCTTTTTAGCATGAAAAATGGCAACATCACTTACAATGATGTCAATAACTTATGGAATATCATCAGACTCAAAAACACGCAAGCCACAAAAGACAATAGCAAAAACGCCACTTCTAATAACAACACCCACACTTACTATGTAACTTACAATTTAGGTGGCACGCTCTATCATTTCAGACAAATTTTTAGCCCTGATTCCATTGTTTTACAATCCGTCTATTATGGCGCGAACAATATTTATTACACCAATAGCGTGAATATCCATGACAATGTCTTTAATTTAAAAAATATTAATGATGATAGAGCTGATGCGATTTTCTACCTCAACGGCTTGAACACTTGGAATTACACTAATGCGAGATTTGCGCAAACCTATGGCGGGAAAAACAGCGCTTTAGTCTTTAACGCTACGACCCCTTGGGCTAATGGCGCGATCCCTAAATCTAACAGCACGGTGCGTTTTGGGGGGTATGAGGGAGTCAATTGGGGGAAAACGGGCTATATCACCGGCACTTTCACAGCCGATAGGGTTTATATCACCGGTAACATGATGTCTGGGAATGGCGCTCAAACCGGTGGGGGGGCGACTTTGAATTTTGTGGGCGCGACTGAAATTAATATCGCTGGAGCCACTTTTAAAAACCTAAAAACCACTTCGCAAAACTCTTACATGACTTTTATCGCCTTAGGGAATGGCTCTAGGAGCGGCAAGATCAATGTCTCTCAATCTGATTTTTACGATTGGACGGGTGGGGGGTATGATTTTACCGGTAATGGCGTTTTTGATAGCGTGAATTTCAACAAAGCCTATTACAAATTTCAAGACCCTAAAAACACTTACACTTTTAAAAACACGAACTTTTTAGCAGGGAATTTTAAGTTTCAGGGCAAGACCACCATTGAAAAATCCGTTTTAAATGACGCTTCTTACACTTTTGATGGCGCGAATAATACCTTTACTGAAAACAAATTTAATGGCGGTTCGTTTAATTTCAACCACGCAGAGCAAACAAACGCTTTTAATAACAACTCGTTTAATGGCGGATCGTTTAGTTTTAACGCTAAGCAAGTGGATTTTAATCATAACTCGTTCAATGGGGGCATGTTTAATTTCAATAAAACTTCTAAAGTCAGTTTCACTGATGACACTTTTAATGTGAATAGCCAATTCAAAATAAATGGCGCTCAAACAACTTTCACTTTCAATAAGGGCGTTGTTTTCAACATGCAAGGGCTTTTGAGTAGCCTAAGCGTAGGCACGACTTATCAATTACTCAGTGCTAAAAGCGTGGATTATAAGGATAACAATAACGCTTTGTATCAAATGCTGCGTTGGACTAGTGGGGAAAACCCTAGCGGTAAATTAGTGGATGAAAATAAAACCGCACCAAACAGCGCTAAAATTTATAATGTTCAATTCACCGATAACGGCTTGACTTACTACATTAAAGAAAATTTTAATAACGGGATCACGCTCACTCGTTTATGCACTCTAGGTTATACGCATTGCGTGAATATCCATAATGATGCGTTTAATCTCAAAAATGTCAATAACAACGCCAGTAACACCGTGTTCTATCTCAATGGCATAACGACTTGGAAGATCGCTGGTACAGGCGTTTTTAACCACAATTATAGCGGCGCTAACAGCGTTTTAGTGTTCAACCAAACCACCCCTTTTCTTGATGGGGCGAATCCCACTTCTAATAGCGTGGTGGGTTTTGGGAAAACTTCAGGGGCTGAATGGGGGCTAGTGGGCTATATTCAAGGCGCTTTCAGGGCGAGTCAAATTGATATTACCGGCACGATTCGCTCTGGTAATGGGGCTCAAACCGGTGGGGGTGCGACTTTAGTGTTTAACGCTCAAAAGCGTTTGAATATCGCTAACGCTCATTTGAATAGCGATAAAGCCGGTTTGCAAAATTCATGGATGAATTTCATTGTCAATAACGGCAACTTGAATGCAACAAACGCAAATTTTAGCAACCAAACCCCTAATGGAGGCTTTAACCTTAAAGCCAATAATATCACTTGGGATAAAGGGTCTGTGAGTGGAGGGGGGAATTTTGGCGTGGATAACGCTAGTGCTAACGGGAAGGCGGTGATTAAGAATGTTAGTTTTAGCGATAACGGCACTTTGATTTATAAGGGGGGCGAAAACAGCGCCGGAAATTCCCTAACCCTAGAAAACAACACTTTCAATTCTTATAATATCAACGCCAGAGTGCAAAACCTTATTTTCAATAATAACTCGTTTAATGGCGGGAGCTATTCGTTTAACGACACTAAAAACACCATCTTTAAAGGCACAAACACGCTTATTAACAGCGATCCTTTCAGCCGTCTTCAAGGATCAATTGCTATTGACAATAATAGTATTTTTAATATTGAAAGGGATTTGACTGACAACACCACCTACACGCTTTTAAGTGGGAATAATATTAAATATAATAATGAAATTTTGGCGGACAATGCTTTTTCAAAAAATTTATGGAATTTGATCCATTATGGTGGCGAAAAAGGGACTCTATTAAGAGCGGATAACAACACTTTTTTTGTGCAATTCACCCAAAGCAACGGCCAAAAATTTGTCTTTGAAGAGACTTTTAATCCGGGCTCTATCACCTATAAATATTTCACTATCCATTCTTCGCCTTTCCACACAGACGCTGATTCTAAGGATATTTGGAGTCAAGTGAGGAAGCAATTTGATTTTATTCCAGGAAAAACCCCGGTGTGCGTTGGGGTGTGCTATATCGCGCCTTATAAAAATCAAGATCTTATCGGCTCTAGCGCTTTTGCATGGTCGCTGAATTTTGGGGCTACGGTGGTAGGGACTTTGCTTTTAGGGAGCGCTCAAGAAAAGGCCAATAACAATGGCGGATCGATCTGGTTTGGTAAGAATAATTTGTTGTATTTGCATGGCAATTTCAATGCGACTAATATCTTTTTAACGAATAATTTTAATGTCGGCAACCCTAACGCCGGCGGTGGGGCGACGATTAGTTTTAACGCTGATGAAACCTTGAACGCTGACGGGTTGAATTACACGAATTTCCAAACCGTGGCTATGGGCTTACAAACTAGCGCGAGCCAGCATTCTTGGGCGAATTTTAATTCCAGGCTTTCTATGGAGATTAAAAACTCTAACTTTAGGGATTTCACATGGGGAGGCTTTAGGTTCAATTCAGGGCGTATCGCTTTTGAAAACACCACTTTTAGCGGTTGGACTAATATTAACGGAGCGACTGAAAGCGGTTCGTCGTATGTGAATATGGTTGCGAATACGGATTTGATTTTCACTAATTCCATTTTAGGAGGGGGCGTTCGCTATGATTTGAAAGCTAATAACATTATTTTCAATAACACTCAAATGGTGATTGATGTGTCTAAAAATGTGAATCAGTCTTCATTGAATGGGAATGTTACTTTCAATCATTCCAGGCTTTCAGTCAAGCCCAACGCTGCTATTAATATTGGGGATAGCCAAACCCAAACGACTTTAGAAAACGCTTCAAGCCTTTCTTTTTACAACAACAGCGTGGCGAATTTTAACGGCGCAACCGCTTTTAACGGGGTGTCTTATTTGAATTTGAACCCTAACGCTCAAGTAAGCTTCAATCAAGCAAATTTCAATAACGCTAATGTAACCTTTTATGGCATTCCTTTATTTGGTAAAACGCCTGATTTTGGCAACTCCACACGCCTGATTAATTTCAAAGGGAATACAAATTTTAATCAAGCCACGCTCAATTTAAGGGCTAAAAATATCCATATCAATTTCCAAGGCGCTTCCACTTTTGAAAATAACTCTACGATGAATCTAGCTGAAAGTTCCCAAGCGAGTTTTAATACGCTTAGCGTGGAAGGGGAAACGAATTTCAATCTCAATAATTCAAGCTTGTTGAATTTCAATGGTGATAGCGTTTTTAACGCTCCTGTGAGTTTTTATGCCAATAATTCTCAAATTTCTTTCACTAAATTAGCGACCTTTAATGCAGACGCTTCATTTGATTTAAGCAACAACAGCACCCTGAATTTTCAAAGCGTTCTTTTAAATGGCGCTCTAAACCTTTTAGGCAATGGCGCTAACGCTTTATCCATTAATGCAAGCGGGAATTTCAGCTTTGGAACTCAAGGGATTTTGAATCTGTCTTATATGAATCTATTTGGGGGGGATAAAAAAACTTCCGTTTATGATGTGTTGCAAGCCCAAAATATTGATGGTTTAATGGGGAATAACGGCTATGAGAAGATCCGTTTTTATGGCATACAGATTGAAAAGGCTGATTACTCGTTTAATAACGGCGTTCATTCGTGGAGTTTCACTAACCCGCTCAATACGACTGAAACGATTACAGAAACCTTGCATAACAACCGCTTGAAAGTGCAGATCTCTCAAAACGGCGTTTCTAATAATACGATGTTCAATCTCGCCCCTAGCTTGTATAATTACCAAAAAAACCCTTATGATGAAAGCTCTAATTCCTATAATCACACAAGCGACAAAGCCGGCACTTATTATTTGAGCAGCAATATCAAAGGCTTTAATCAAAACAATGAAACACCCGGGACTTATAACGCGCAAAACCAACCATTACAAGCCTTACACATTTACAATCAGGCTATCACTAAGCAAGATTTGAGTGTGATCGCCAATTTGGGTAAGGAGTTTTTGCCTAAAATAGCCAATCTTTTATCTTCAGGGGCTTTAGACAATCTCAATCTCAATAGCCCGAATGGTTTTGAAACTCTTTTTGGTATCTTTGAAAAGTATGGTATCACTTTAAACCAAGAAAATTGGAAGAGCTTATTAAAGATTATCAATAATTTTTCCAACACGGCTAATTATCATTTCTCTCAAGGCAATCTCGTTATAGGAGCGATCAAAGAAGGGCAAACGAACACTAATAGCGTGGTGTGGTTTGGAGGCGATGGCTATAAAGAGCCATGCGCGGTTGGGGATAACACTTGCCAGATGTTTAGGCAGACTAATTTAGGGCAATTGCTTTATTCTAGCGTGCCTTATTTAGGCTACATTAACGCTAATTTTAAGGCTAAAAACATTTACATTACCGGAACCATCGGCAGTGGGAACGCTTGGGGGAGCGGAGGGAGCGCGAATGTGTCTTTTGAAAGCGCGACGAATTTAGTGCTCAATCAAGCCAATATTGACGCTCAAGGGACCGATAAAATCTTTTCTTATCTAGGGAAAGAGGGCATTGAAAAGCTTTTTGGAGAAAAAGGTTTAGCGAATGTGCTTTCTAATATTGTTTATGAAGAAAGCTTGAATGATAACGCTATCCCTAAAGATTTAGCCAACATGATCCCTAAAGATTTTGGATCTAAGACTTTAAGCTCTTTGTTTAGCCCTACTGAAGTGAATAATCTCTTAGGCGTGAGCGCTTTTAAAAACGCGATCATGGAAATTTTAAATTCTAAAACGGTGGGCGATGTTTTTGGTGAAAACGGGCTTTTAAACGCGCTAGATCCTATAAAAAGAAAAGAAATCAATCAAATGCTTTTAGAGCAAATCCAAGCCCATTCTTCAGGGTTTGAAAAGTTCATCGTTAAAACTTTAGGGATTGAAAATGTAGAGAATTTCATCAATAACTGGTATGGCAAACAAAGTTTGAGTTCTTTTGCCAATAATTTTGTGCCTGGAGGCTTGAATCAAGCCCTTGATCAAATAGGTTCTAGCGCTGATGCCAAAGACTTACAGAGTTTCTTGGATAAAACGACTTTTGGGGATATTCTCAATCAAATGATTGAACAAGCCCCCTTAATCAATAAGCTCATTTCTTGGCTAGGCCCGCAGGATTTGAGCGTTTTAGTCAATATCGCTTTAAATAGCATCACTAACCCCAGTAAGGAATTATTGGGCGCGATTTCTGGAATGGGTCAAAAAGTGCTGAACGATTTATTAGGCGAAGGCGTAGTGAATAAAATCATGAGCAATCAAGTCCTAGGGCAAATGATCAATAAAATCATCGCTGATAAGGGATTTGGAGGCGTTTATCATCAAGGTTTAGGCTCCATACTGCCTCAATCTTTACAAGATGAATTGAAGAAATTGGGCATGGGCTCTTTACTCAAACCTAAAGGTTTGCACAATCTCTGGCAAAAAGGGAATTTCAATTTCGTGGCTAAAAACCATGTGTTTGTGAATAACAGCTCGTTTAGTAACGCCACAGGGGGGGAATTGAATTTTGTGGCGGGCAAGTCCATTATCTTTAATGGGAAAAACACGATTAATTTCACGCAATATCAGGGCAGGCTTTCTTTTGTTTCTCAAGATTTTTCTAATATTTCATTAGATACCTTAAACGCTACCAATGGTTTAATTCTTAATGCGCCACGAAACGATATTAGCGTTCAAAAAGGTCAAATTTGCGTGAATGTTTTAGATTGCATGGGCGAGAAAAAAGCTAATCTTTCAAACGCAAGCGCTCCAACTAATGAAACGCTAGAAGTGAATGCGAATAATTTCGCTTTCTTAGGAACAATTAAAGCGAATGGATTAGTGGATTTTTCAAAAGTCTTGCAAAATACCACGATTGGGACTTTGGATTTAGGGCCAAATGCTACTTTTAAAGCGAATAATTTGATCGTGAATAACGCTTTTAACAACAATTCTAATTATAGGGCTGACATTAGCGGTAATCTCAATGTGGTTAAAGGAGCGGCTCTCAGCACGAATGAAAATGGTTTGAATGTGGGGGGGAATTTGAAGAGTGAAGGGTCATTAATCTTTAATCTTAACAATAAAACCAATCAAACGATTATTAATGTGGCTGGCAATTCTACGATCATGTCTTATAACAATCAAGCTTTAATCCATTTTAATACTCAACTCAAGCAAGGCGCTTACACGCTTATAGACGCTAAACGCATGGTTTATGGCTATGATAATCAAATCATTCTTGGAGGGAGCTTGAGCGATTACCTCAAGCTTTACACCCTCATTGATTTTAACGGCAAACGCATGCAATTAAAGGGCGATTCACTAAGCTATGACAACCAACCGGTCAATATTAAAGATGGGGGTCTTGTGGTGAGCTTTAAGGACAATCAAGGGCAAATGGTGTATTCATCTATCCTTTATGATAAAGTTCAAGTTAGCGTCTCTGATAAGACCATGGATATTCATGCCCCTAGTTTGGAATACTATATCCAGCGTATTCAAGGCAGCACTGGTTTGAATGCGATCAAATCTGCGGGCAATAATTCCATTCTGTGGCTGAATGAGCTTTTTGTGGCTAAGGGGGGTAATCCCTTGTTCGCTCCTTATTATTTGCAAGACAATCCTACTGAACACATTGTTACTTTAATGAAAGATATTACCAGCGCTTTAGGCATGCTTTCTAAACCCAATCTTAAAAACAATTCCACCGATGCTTTACAGCTCAACACTTACACGCAACAAATGAGCCGTTTAGCCAAGCTTTCTAATTTCGCTTCCTTTGATTCAACGGATTTTAGCGAACGCTTGAGCAGTCTTAAAAACCAAAGATTTGCTGATGCGATCCCTAATGCGATGGATGTGATTTTAAAATACTCTCAAAGGGATAAATTAAAAAACAACCTTTGGGCGACCGGCGTTGGGGGCGTGAGCTTTGTGGAAAATGGCACAGGAACGCTCTATGGTGTCAATGTGGGCTATGACAGATTCATTAAGGGTGTGATTGTTGGAGGGTATGCGGCTTATGGGTATAGCGGGTTTTATGAACGCATCACTAATTCTAAATCCGATAATGTGGATGTGGGCTTGTATGCGAGGGCTTTCATTAAAAAGAGCGAGCTGACTTTTAGCGTCAATGAAACTTGGGGGGCTAATAAAACCCAAATCAGCTCCAACGACACTCTGCTTTCTATGATCAATCAGTCTTATAAATACAGCACATGGACGACGAACGCAAAAGTCAATTACGGGTATGATTTCATGTTTAAAAACAAAAGCATCATTTTAAAACCTCAAATTGGTTTAAGGTATTACTATATCGGTATGACCGGTTTAGAAGGGGTAATGAATAATACGATCTATAATCAGTTTAAAGCGAACGCCGATCCGTCTAAAAAATCCGTTTTAACGATTGATCTTGCTTTGGAGAACCGCCATTATTTCAACACAAACTCTTATTTTTATGCGATTGGCGGCGTTGGTAGGGATTTGCTTGTGAGGTCTATGGGGGATAAATTGGTGCGTTTCATTGGTAACAACACTTTGAGTTACAGAAAAGGTGAGCTTTATAACACCTTTGCGAGCATCACTACAGGCGGGGAAGTGAGGTTGTTTAAAAGCTTTTATGCGAATGCTGGGGTGGGGGCTAGGTTTGGATTGGACTACAAAATGATCAATATCACCGGAAACATTGGAATGCGTTTAGCGTTTTAA